The following proteins come from a genomic window of Dreissena polymorpha isolate Duluth1 chromosome 1, UMN_Dpol_1.0, whole genome shotgun sequence:
- the LOC127837130 gene encoding glutathione S-transferase theta-1-like, which translates to MGAVKFYADLRSQPCRAVFIFMKANAIQFEMEKVDLFLGEQLQEKFTQVHSIQRVPVIDDDGFVLGESGAIFRYLSRKFNVADHWYPAADLTRQARIDEYLHWHHTNIRVNAMMTFRHIYINKVRGKPIKEDEVRRHKSELSKALNHIASYFLKERRFLCGNDISVADIQALCELMQLDAVREEGLYLSNPIVGAWIGRVKARVQPYLAECEAEGVGMMKQMYEAITSSSKL; encoded by the exons ATGGGCGCCGTTAAGTTTTACGCCGATCTTCGATCACAACCATGTAGGGCGGTGTTCATATTTATGAAAGCGAATGCTATACAATTTGAGATGGAAAAAGTAGACCTGTTTTTAG GGGAACAACTCCAAGAAAAGTTCACACAAGTCCATTCCATTCAGCGAGTGCCCGTGATAGACGACGATGGATTCGTACTTGGAGAAAG CGGTGCTATATTTCGGTACCTATCCCGGAAGTTCAACGTTGCGGATCACTGGTATCCAGCCGCTGACTTAACGAGGCAGGCACGCATAGACGAATACCTCCATTGGCACCATACAAATATCCGCGTGAACGCCATGATGACCTTCCGACACATT TATATCAACAAGGTCCGTGGCAAGCCGATCAAGGAGGACGAGGTTCGGCGACACAAATCCGAGCTCTCCAAGGCGCTCAACCACATTGCTTCGTACTTCTTAAAGGAGCGGAGGTTCCTCTGCGGCAATGACATCTCCGTGGCGGACATCCAGGCGCTCTGCGAGCTCATGCAGCTTGACGCCGTCCGAGAGGAGGGGCTCTACCTTAGCAACCCGATTGTGGGTGCGTGGATCGGCAGGGTAAAGGCGAGGGTACAGCCATATCTGGCAGAGTGTGAAGCGGAGGGTGTCGGAATGATGAAGCAAATGTACGAGGCCATTACGAGCAGCTCTAAGCTTTAG